A part of Bartonella quintana genomic DNA contains:
- a CDS encoding lysozyme, which produces MRKISQEGLALIKQWEGLRLNAYQDAVGLWTIGYGHTSDAGKPSVRKGMKITEKKAAELLCQDLQQFENAVEQAVTVSLTDEQFAALVSFCYNVGTAAFCNSMLLKKLNKGDYESVPAELQKWTKAGGKRLQGLVNRRAAEAGLWAKGSYVSSNTQTVEIKASTGFLKAEALPPIIGSFSGLGGLLTGHGPVQWALAFVMILAACAGIVFVAKRFQEQRL; this is translated from the coding sequence ATGCGAAAAATATCACAAGAAGGACTTGCACTGATTAAACAGTGGGAAGGATTGCGCTTAAACGCCTATCAAGATGCTGTCGGTCTATGGACAATAGGTTACGGCCATACCAGTGATGCTGGAAAACCTTCTGTTCGCAAAGGCATGAAGATCACAGAAAAGAAAGCTGCAGAACTTCTTTGTCAAGACTTGCAACAATTTGAAAATGCTGTTGAGCAAGCTGTTACCGTTTCTTTAACAGATGAACAATTCGCAGCATTAGTGTCCTTTTGTTATAATGTAGGAACGGCAGCATTTTGCAATTCTATGCTTTTAAAAAAGCTTAACAAGGGTGACTATGAATCGGTTCCAGCCGAATTACAGAAATGGACCAAAGCAGGTGGGAAACGCCTTCAAGGTCTTGTGAATAGACGTGCAGCCGAAGCAGGATTATGGGCGAAAGGGTCTTATGTTTCTTCTAATACTCAAACAGTGGAAATAAAAGCATCAACGGGGTTTTTAAAAGCAGAAGCGCTTCCACCAATTATTGGTTCTTTTTCTGGACTTGGAGGCTTGCTCACAGGCCATGGTCCTGTCCAATGGGCCTTAGCTTTTGTGATGATTTTAGCAGCATGTGCCGGCATTGTCTTTGTTGCTAAACGCTTTCAGGAGCAACGCTTATGA
- a CDS encoding YopJ/AvrA family T3SS effector serine/threonine acetyltransferase codes for MKPQNSNSTPHHSFSTQNSDIENESLESLLARLENEDSEKVENEDISVNHEKLKGIITDLESDLASGKWINTFYANIDLRMMPALVKQANTKYPEMNLKLALTPQELVLSIKETINSGVQSSRFIVNLGGSRIHFAVIDHQTVADKTSLLLLEPTSFENGSAAMMGLRTKKALQDSDLSHYSFSMAEMNIQRSTSECGIFSLALAKKLYLESDKLKKMHTDNVNGVLSDPESAYLSSDKLDQYLPITLYKHTQSTKRLKQYVKANPGSEHKSINKKEETLFERFEKNLTLKEDKAFSVSTHKKRISEYKSLLKL; via the coding sequence ATGAAACCACAAAATTCAAACAGCACCCCTCATCATTCATTCAGCACACAAAACAGCGATATCGAAAATGAATCTTTAGAAAGTCTTCTTGCACGTTTAGAGAATGAAGACTCGGAAAAAGTAGAAAATGAAGATATCTCTGTCAATCATGAAAAATTAAAAGGTATTATTACAGACTTGGAGAGCGATCTGGCCAGTGGCAAATGGATCAATACCTTTTATGCCAACATAGATCTTAGAATGATGCCCGCCCTGGTAAAACAGGCGAACACTAAATATCCAGAAATGAATCTTAAACTCGCTCTGACACCTCAAGAGCTTGTCTTGTCCATAAAAGAAACAATCAACAGCGGAGTTCAATCTTCCAGATTTATAGTAAACCTCGGGGGAAGCAGAATCCATTTTGCAGTCATCGATCATCAAACCGTTGCCGACAAGACATCCTTGCTCTTGCTTGAACCTACATCCTTCGAGAATGGAAGCGCAGCGATGATGGGGTTGAGGACGAAAAAAGCTCTTCAAGATTCTGACCTGTCTCATTATTCCTTTTCCATGGCAGAAATGAATATCCAACGAAGCACTTCTGAATGTGGAATTTTTAGTTTGGCTCTGGCCAAAAAACTTTATCTTGAATCTGACAAATTAAAAAAAATGCACACAGATAATGTTAACGGTGTTTTGTCTGATCCAGAGAGTGCTTATTTATCTTCTGATAAATTGGATCAATATCTTCCAATCACTTTATATAAACACACGCAAAGTACAAAACGTCTCAAGCAATATGTAAAAGCAAATCCGGGAAGTGAACATAAAAGCATTAACAAAAAGGAGGAAACTCTTTTTGAGAGATTTGAGAAGAACTTAACTTTAAAAGAGGACAAAGCTTTCTCTGTTTCGACACATAAAAAGAGGATTTCTGAATATAAATCTCTGCTTAAATTATGA